One part of the Vitis riparia cultivar Riparia Gloire de Montpellier isolate 1030 chromosome 15, EGFV_Vit.rip_1.0, whole genome shotgun sequence genome encodes these proteins:
- the LOC117932289 gene encoding uncharacterized protein LOC117932289, giving the protein MWTASSISWRSFSVIPISNFPQTVAVHSNQRRHLSAQPQDDASSSAGDTTFFKSNLNLKEIGDGRQLRGSDVLWALQRAAAQKKKRISGSGNKKKKKRESSSVGGNRGGSAEDSLDYSNSNLKPLCIKGDWGSRLDDLERRLQELSDT; this is encoded by the coding sequence ATGTGGACCGCGTCCTCGATCTCATGGAGGTCATTTTCAGTCATCCCCATCTCCAATTTTCCCCAAACTGTCGCGGTTCACTCGAATCAACGACGGCACCTCTCAGCGCAGCCTCAAGATGACGCCTCATCTAGCGCCGGAGATACCACCTTCTTCAAATCCAATCTCAACctgaaagaaattggagatgGAAGACAGCTGAGAGGGTCAGATGTGTTGTGGGCTTTGCAGAGAGCCGCCGctcagaagaagaagagaatcaGTGGGAGtggaaacaagaaaaagaagaagagagagtCATCCTCTGTGGGCGGCAACAGGGGAGGCTCAGCGGAGGATTCCTTGGATTATAGCAATAGCAATTTGAAGCCCTTGTGCATAAAGGGCGATTGGGGAAGCAGGTTGGATGACTTGGAAAGGCGTCTTCAGGAGCTCTCAGATACTTGA
- the LOC117932288 gene encoding heterogeneous nuclear ribonucleoprotein Q, which yields MAEGTEVEDRVDLDDDNYMEEMDDDVEEQIEDGVEGGGDENVEEEYEDSKAGGSGEDQLLEVDESHIANEPLKDEENPTASVDEDEKEKHAQLLALPPHGSEIFIGGLPREALEVDLRDLCEPIGEALEVRLMKNRDSGESKGYAFISFKTKEIAQKAIEELHSKEFKGRTIRCSLSESKHRLFIGNVPKSWTDDEFRKVIEDIGPGAENIELIKDPQNPSRNRGFAFVEYYNNACADYGRQKMSSSNFKLDGNTPTVSWADPKSTSDHSAAAQVKALYVKNIPENTTTEQLKELFQRHGEVTKVVMPPAKSGQSKRDFGFIHFAERSSALKAVKDTEKHEIDGQALDVSLAKPQSDKKFEGVHPYSSGHPNFLPHPGYGGFGGNPYGSLGPGYGVSAPFQQPVIYGRGPMPAGMHMVPMVLPDGRIGYVLQQPGVQMPPPRPRRNERSNGSSGQQGQGGSSGSGDDNRSRRYRPY from the exons ATGGCAGAGGGCACAGAAGTTGAGGATAGGGTGGATCTTGATGATGATAATTACATGGAAGAAATGGATGATGATGTTGAAGAACAAATAGAAGATGGAGTAGAGGGAGGCGGTGATgaaaatgttgaagaagaaTATGAGGATTCAAAAGCTGGGGGCAGTGGCGAAGATCAATTGCTGGAAGTGGACGAAAGCCACATTGCTAATGAACCTCTGAAAGATGAAGAAAATCCTACTGCTTCTGTTGATGAAGATGAAAAAGAGAAGCATGCTCAACTTCTTGCCCTTCCTCCTCATGGTTCTGAAATTTTCATTGGTGGGCTTCCTCGAGAAGCCTTGGAAGTAGATCTGAGGGATCTGTGTGAACCGATTGGCGAAGCTTTGGAG GTAAGGCTGATGAAAAATAGGGATTCAGGTGAAAGCAAGGGTTATGCTTTTATATCCTTCAAAACAAAGGAGATTGCACAGAAGGCCATTGAAGAGTTACATAGTAAAGAATTCAAG GGGAGAACAATAAGATGTTCTCTATCTGAATCTAAACACAGATTGTTCATTGGCAATGTCCCAAAGAGCTGGACAGATGATGAATTCAGAAAAGTCATTGAGGATATTGGTCCTGGTGCTGAGAACATTGAACTTATAAAG GATCCTCAAAATCCAAGCCGTAATCGTGGTTTTGCTTTTGTTGAGTATTACAACAATGCTTGTGCAGATTATGGGAGGCAGAAAATGTCTAGTTCAAATTTCAAGCTAGATGGCAATACCCCGACAGTTAGCTGGGCTGATCCAAAGAGTACATCTGATCATTCTGCTGCCGCACAG GTAAAGGCTCTTTATGTGAAAAACATTCCTGAAAATACTACTACTGAACAACTGAAGGAACTGTTCCAACGCCATGGGGAAGTCACAAAAGTTGTTATGCCACCTGCCAAATCTGGTCAAAGCAAACGGGATTTTGGATTCATCCATTTTGCTGAAAGGTCGAGTGCATTGAAGGCTGTCAAGGATACAGAGAAACATGAAATTGATG GCCAGGCGTTGGACGTTTCCCTTGCTAAGCCTCAGAGTGATAAAAAGTTTGAGGGCGTCCATCCTTACAGTTCTGGGCATCCAAATTTTCTTCCACACCCAGGGTATGGTGGTTTTGGTGGAAATCCATATGGCTCTCTAGGGCCTGGATATGGCGTTTCGGCTCCATTTCAGCAG CCAGTGATATATGGTAGGGGGCCAATGCCAGCAGGAATGCATATGGTGCCAATGGTGCTACCAGATGGTCGAATTGGCTATGTTCT ACAGCAGCCTGGAGTACAGATGCCACCTCCAAGGCCTCGAAGAAACGAACGCAGTAATGGGTCAAGCGGACAGCAAGGACAAGGAGGAAGTAGTGGAAGTGGCGATGACAACCGCAGTAGAAGGTACCGGCCCTATTAG